The following are encoded together in the Vicia villosa cultivar HV-30 ecotype Madison, WI unplaced genomic scaffold, Vvil1.0 ctg.001544F_1_1, whole genome shotgun sequence genome:
- the LOC131635775 gene encoding GDSL esterase/lipase 5-like isoform X1 — translation MAIKIFNFCFLTFFLSYGMLISTLSLDNICLSKEHVALFVFGDSFFDVGNNNYINTTANNLANYSPYGETFFKYPTGRFSDGRVIPDFIAEYAKLPLIQPYLFPGSQEYVNGINFASAGAGALVETHKGLVIDLHTQLTYFKNVKKILREKHGDEETTTLLARAVYLITIGSNDYFAENSTVYTHEKYVSMVVGNLTTVIKGIHEMGGRKFGILNQPSLGCFPIIKAAINGTKDACREEYSSSAKLHNIVLSVELQKLEKQIKGFKYSYFNFFDISFEVINNPSNFGLKEGGAACCGSGPYKGYYSCGGKREVKDYDLCEMPSEYVFFDAIHPTESASKIISQFMWSGNQSIAGPYNLKTLFEG, via the exons ATGGCCATCAAAATATTCAATTTTTGTTTTCTAACATTCTTTCTAAGTTATGGCATGCTAATTTCAACACTGTCTCTTGATAATATATGTTTATCAAAAGAACATGTTGCATTATTTGTGTTTGGAGATTCATTTTTTGATGTTGGAAACAATAATTACATCAATACTACTGCTAATAATCTAGCAAATTACTCACCATATGGTGAAACATTCTTCAAGTATCCAACGGGTAGATTTTCTGATGGACGTGTCATTCCAGATTTCATAG CTGAGTATGCTAAGTTACCGTTAATTCAACCATATCTATTTCCTGGCTCCCAAGAATATGTTAATGGAATCAATTTTGCATCAGCAGGTGCTGGAGCTTTGGTAGAAACCCATAAAGGACTG GTGATAGATCTACATACTCAATTAACTTATTTCAAGAATGTTAAAAAGATATTGAGGGAGAAACATGGAGATGAAGAGACCACAACTTTGCTGGCTAGGGCTGTTTACTTGATTACCATCGGAAGTAATGACTATTTTGCAGAAAATTCTACCGTATATACTCATGAAAAATACGTATCCATGGTAGTTGGTAATCTTACAACCGTGATCAAA GGAATACATGAAATGGGAGGGAGAAAATTTGGGATTCTTAACCAACCATCTCTAGGTTGTTTTCCAATTATTAAGGCTGCTATAAATGGAACTAAAGATGCGTGCAGAGAAGAGTATTCATCATCTGCAAAATTACATAACATTGTGCTTTCTGTTGAACTCCAGAAGTTAGAGAAACAAATCAAAGGATTtaaatattcatattttaatttctttgatataTCTTTTGAAGTGATAAATAACCCTTCAAATTTTG GTTTGAAAGAAGGTGGAGCAGCATGTTGTGGTAGCGGTCCTTACAAGGGATATTATAGTTGTGGAGGTAAAAGAGAAGTGAAAGATTATGACTTGTGTGAGATGCCTTCTGAATATGTGTTCTTTGATGCTATTCATCCTACTGAAAGTGCTAGTAAAATTATTTCTCAGTTTATGTGGAGTGGAAATCAAAGTATCGCTGGCCCTTACAATCTCAAAACATTATTTGAAGGATAA
- the LOC131635775 gene encoding GDSL esterase/lipase 5-like isoform X2: protein MAIKIFNFCFLTFFLSYGMLISTLSLDNICLSKEHVALFVFGDSFFDVGNNNYINTTANNLANYSPYGETFFKYPTGRFSDGRVIPDFIAEYAKLPLIQPYLFPGSQEYVNGINFASAGAGALVETHKGLVIDLHTQLTYFKNVKKILREKHGDEETTTLLARAVYLITIGSNDYFAENSTVYTHEKYVSMVVGNLTTVIKGIHEMGGRKFGILNQPSLGCFPIIKAAINGTKDACREEYSSSAKLHNIVLSVELQKLEKQIKGFKYSYFNFFDISFEVINNPSNFGRFERRWSSMLW, encoded by the exons ATGGCCATCAAAATATTCAATTTTTGTTTTCTAACATTCTTTCTAAGTTATGGCATGCTAATTTCAACACTGTCTCTTGATAATATATGTTTATCAAAAGAACATGTTGCATTATTTGTGTTTGGAGATTCATTTTTTGATGTTGGAAACAATAATTACATCAATACTACTGCTAATAATCTAGCAAATTACTCACCATATGGTGAAACATTCTTCAAGTATCCAACGGGTAGATTTTCTGATGGACGTGTCATTCCAGATTTCATAG CTGAGTATGCTAAGTTACCGTTAATTCAACCATATCTATTTCCTGGCTCCCAAGAATATGTTAATGGAATCAATTTTGCATCAGCAGGTGCTGGAGCTTTGGTAGAAACCCATAAAGGACTG GTGATAGATCTACATACTCAATTAACTTATTTCAAGAATGTTAAAAAGATATTGAGGGAGAAACATGGAGATGAAGAGACCACAACTTTGCTGGCTAGGGCTGTTTACTTGATTACCATCGGAAGTAATGACTATTTTGCAGAAAATTCTACCGTATATACTCATGAAAAATACGTATCCATGGTAGTTGGTAATCTTACAACCGTGATCAAA GGAATACATGAAATGGGAGGGAGAAAATTTGGGATTCTTAACCAACCATCTCTAGGTTGTTTTCCAATTATTAAGGCTGCTATAAATGGAACTAAAGATGCGTGCAGAGAAGAGTATTCATCATCTGCAAAATTACATAACATTGTGCTTTCTGTTGAACTCCAGAAGTTAGAGAAACAAATCAAAGGATTtaaatattcatattttaatttctttgatataTCTTTTGAAGTGATAAATAACCCTTCAAATTTTGGTAG GTTTGAAAGAAGGTGGAGCAGCATGTTGTGGTAG